One Micromonospora craniellae genomic region harbors:
- a CDS encoding WYL domain-containing protein, whose translation MQFDYTSHHGARSRRTVEPHALVSWGR comes from the coding sequence GTGCAGTTCGACTACACCAGCCATCACGGTGCCCGCTCCCGGCGCACCGTTGAGCCGCACGCGCTGGTGAGCTGGGGTCGGTAA
- a CDS encoding adenylyl cyclase, which translates to MPTRPHRRRLGRALAFGLVLTTAAATITTPAGAGPPRPVTPNFGPNVTIFDPSMPVSRIQATLDAAHAAQVDNEMGTTRHAYLFRPGSYGTAAQPLQIKVGYYTEISGLGASPTDVVINGKIEAYNRCLTEGGTGNCIALVNFWRTLSNLSLRINAAGQDDCRASANFWAVSQAVSMRRLDISGGGLSLMDYCTNGPQYASGGFIADSRLPATTNGSQQQWLTRNSEVESWSNGVWNQVFAGVVGAPDDAGFPDPPYTTLETTPVSREKPYLFVDAKGKYQVRVPAARLDTRGITWANGLTSGRTIPIGDFFVAKPSDSVQTINSQLARGKHLLLTPGVYGVARSIEVRRPDTVVLGIGHATLTAVKGAVPLDVAGVPGVVIAGVTIDAGLKESPVLLRVGRKHGRDHSTPKNPTTLSDVYFRIGGPHIGKTDTALEVNSDHVLIDHTWVWRGDHGVEGFTEGVNGDTDRWRTNTGRYGAVINGDHVTATGLFVEHFQRHNTVWNGEHGTTILYQNELPYDPPTQADWMNGTVNGWAGYKVADRVRHHTLYGGGVYVFNQNNPSIRTENGFEVPVRPGVRLHHIMTVNLSAGTIDHVVNGVGEAADMDHVGAPVYLRQYP; encoded by the coding sequence ATGCCGACTCGACCACACCGCCGGCGGCTCGGTCGCGCGCTGGCCTTCGGCCTCGTGCTGACCACTGCCGCCGCCACCATCACCACCCCGGCCGGCGCAGGCCCGCCCCGACCGGTCACCCCGAACTTCGGGCCGAACGTCACGATCTTCGACCCGAGCATGCCGGTCAGCCGGATCCAGGCCACCCTCGACGCGGCCCACGCCGCCCAGGTCGACAACGAGATGGGCACCACCCGGCACGCGTACCTGTTCCGGCCGGGAAGCTACGGCACCGCCGCGCAGCCGCTCCAGATCAAGGTCGGCTACTACACCGAGATCTCCGGGCTGGGCGCCTCCCCCACCGACGTGGTCATCAACGGCAAGATCGAGGCGTACAACCGGTGCCTGACCGAGGGCGGCACCGGCAACTGCATCGCGCTGGTGAACTTCTGGCGCACGCTGTCCAACCTGTCGCTGCGCATCAACGCCGCCGGCCAGGACGACTGCCGCGCCTCGGCCAACTTCTGGGCGGTCTCGCAGGCGGTGTCGATGCGCCGGCTGGACATCAGCGGCGGCGGGCTGTCGCTGATGGACTACTGCACCAACGGGCCGCAGTACGCCAGCGGCGGCTTCATCGCCGACTCCCGGCTGCCGGCCACCACCAACGGCTCCCAGCAGCAGTGGCTCACCCGTAACAGCGAGGTCGAGAGCTGGTCCAACGGGGTGTGGAACCAGGTCTTCGCCGGAGTGGTGGGCGCCCCCGACGACGCAGGGTTCCCCGACCCGCCGTACACCACCCTGGAGACCACCCCGGTCAGCCGCGAGAAGCCGTACCTGTTCGTCGACGCCAAGGGCAAGTACCAGGTCCGGGTGCCCGCCGCCCGCTTGGACACCCGGGGCATCACCTGGGCCAACGGGCTGACCTCGGGACGCACCATCCCGATCGGCGACTTCTTCGTCGCCAAGCCGTCCGACTCGGTACAGACGATCAACTCGCAGCTCGCGCGCGGCAAGCACCTGCTGCTCACCCCCGGGGTGTACGGCGTGGCCCGCAGCATCGAGGTACGCCGGCCCGACACGGTCGTACTCGGCATCGGGCACGCCACCCTCACCGCCGTGAAGGGAGCCGTACCGCTCGACGTCGCCGGGGTGCCCGGCGTGGTGATCGCCGGAGTCACCATCGACGCCGGCCTCAAGGAGTCACCGGTGCTGCTGCGGGTCGGCCGCAAGCACGGCCGAGACCACAGCACGCCGAAGAACCCGACCACGCTCTCCGACGTGTACTTCCGCATCGGCGGGCCGCACATCGGCAAGACCGACACCGCGTTGGAAGTCAACAGCGACCACGTCCTGATCGACCACACCTGGGTGTGGCGCGGCGACCACGGCGTAGAGGGCTTCACCGAGGGAGTCAACGGCGACACCGACCGTTGGCGGACCAACACCGGTCGCTACGGCGCGGTCATCAACGGCGACCACGTCACCGCCACCGGCCTGTTCGTGGAGCACTTCCAGCGGCACAACACCGTCTGGAACGGCGAGCACGGCACCACGATCCTCTACCAGAACGAGTTGCCGTACGACCCGCCCACGCAGGCGGACTGGATGAACGGCACGGTCAACGGGTGGGCCGGCTACAAGGTCGCCGACCGGGTACGCCACCACACCCTGTACGGCGGCGGCGTGTACGTGTTCAACCAGAACAACCCGTCGATCCGTACCGAGAACGGGTTCGAGGTGCCGGTGCGGCCGGGTGTCCGACTGCACCACATCATGACGGTGAACCTCAGCGCCGGCACCATCGACCACGTGGTCAACGGAGTGGGCGAGGCCGCCGACATGGACCACGTAGGCGCGCCCGTCTACCTGCGCCAGTACCCGTAG
- a CDS encoding IS5 family transposase (programmed frameshift) produces the protein MSDVEKYCPDSLWHLVQPLLPAHPERHQGGGRRRIDDRVAVAAIAYVLQTGCPWEALPESFPISRATAHRRFTERVKQGVMQAFHEATLDVLGAAGQIDWSRASVDAMHVRALKGDLTGRSPVDRGKPGSKIHAVSDRDGLPLTVLVTAANVNDHTVLEDVLDNLRAIRQPLGRPRRWPAKLHGDKGHDYRSCRELVRRRGMIARIARKGIESAAHLGRHRYVIERCLEWVSRFRRLARRYDRKASHFIGFLRLACALICYRRAARLNLLTSNNP, from the exons GTGAGTGATGTGGAGAAGTACTGCCCGGATTCGTTGTGGCACCTCGTGCAGCCGTTGCTGCCCGCTCATCCGGAAAGGCATCAGGGTGGCGGGCGGCGGCGCATCGATGACCGTGTCGCGGTCGCGGCGATTGCGTACGTGTTGCAGACCGGCTGCCCGTGGGAGGCGTTGCCGGAATCGTTCCCGATCTCGCGGGCGACCGCGCATCGCCGGTTCACCGAGCGGGTGAAACAGGGCGTCATGCAGGCGTTTCATGAGGCGACGCTGGACGTGCTCGGCGCTGCCGGGCAGATCGACTGGTCACGGGCGAGCGTGGACGCTATGCACGTGCGGGCACTCAAA GGGGACCTGACCGGGCGCAGCCCGGTAGACCGGGGCAAGCCCGGCTCCAAGATCCATGCGGTCAGCGACCGTGACGGACTGCCGCTGACGGTGCTGGTGACCGCTGCCAACGTCAACGACCACACCGTGCTCGAGGATGTGCTCGACAACCTGCGCGCGATCCGGCAACCGCTCGGCCGGCCGCGGCGGTGGCCGGCCAAGCTGCACGGCGACAAAGGTCACGACTACCGGTCCTGCCGCGAACTGGTCCGCCGGCGCGGCATGATCGCCCGGATCGCCCGCAAGGGCATCGAATCGGCCGCTCATCTGGGCCGGCACCGCTACGTCATCGAGCGCTGCCTGGAATGGGTCAGCCGGTTTCGGCGCCTGGCCCGCCGCTACGACCGTAAGGCTTCTCACTTCATCGGATTCCTGCGCCTGGCCTGCGCTTTGATCTGTTACCGCCGCGCCGCCCGCCTCAACCTGCTGACCAGCAACAACCCCTAA
- a CDS encoding macrolide family glycosyltransferase, with protein sequence MPAARHIAMIGSTAPSHVYPSLALIRELVDRGHRVTYAVGAPLTDLVAPTGAEPVAHPTILPQGDTDWPEDPGAAMRVFLDEAVAVLPRLTARYDEDRPDLVLHDIGGLAGPLLGARYGVPAVQLSPAMVAWDGYDQDMTEFYTALRASDSGRDYYATLDRWLADNGIHQDGHEFLSRPEHVLALIPKVMQPHADRVSRQRVRFVGPCLDPVRLTEPGWAPPADGRPVLLVSFGTAYNDQVPVYRACLSGFADSRWHVVIAIGDKVDPAALGPLPDNVEVHRRVPQLVVLAHASAFVTHAGMGGCTEALWCGVPTVAIPQAVDQFGNADRLVAAGVGRLLPAEEVTAQTLRAAVDAVADDPELRRRLDTIRSEVRANGGVRHAAEAVESFLADR encoded by the coding sequence ATGCCCGCAGCACGTCACATCGCCATGATCGGCAGTACCGCGCCCAGCCACGTCTATCCCTCGCTGGCCCTGATCCGGGAACTCGTCGACCGGGGCCACCGGGTCACCTACGCCGTCGGCGCACCGCTGACCGACCTCGTCGCCCCGACCGGGGCCGAGCCGGTCGCCCACCCGACGATCCTTCCGCAGGGCGACACCGACTGGCCGGAGGATCCGGGCGCGGCGATGCGGGTCTTCCTCGACGAGGCCGTGGCGGTGCTGCCGCGGCTGACCGCCCGCTACGACGAGGACCGGCCGGACCTCGTGCTGCACGACATCGGTGGCCTGGCCGGGCCGCTGCTCGGCGCCAGGTACGGCGTACCGGCCGTGCAACTGTCGCCCGCGATGGTCGCCTGGGACGGCTACGACCAGGACATGACGGAGTTCTACACCGCCCTGCGCGCCTCGGACTCCGGGCGGGACTACTACGCCACCCTGGACCGGTGGCTCGCCGACAACGGCATCCACCAGGACGGGCACGAGTTTCTGAGCCGTCCGGAGCACGTCCTGGCGTTGATCCCGAAGGTGATGCAGCCGCACGCCGACCGGGTGTCGCGGCAGCGGGTACGCTTCGTCGGCCCGTGCCTCGACCCGGTCCGGCTCACCGAACCGGGCTGGGCGCCACCCGCCGACGGGCGGCCGGTGCTGCTGGTGTCCTTCGGCACCGCGTACAACGACCAGGTGCCGGTCTACCGCGCGTGCCTGAGCGGGTTCGCCGACTCGCGGTGGCACGTGGTGATCGCCATCGGCGACAAGGTGGACCCGGCCGCGCTGGGGCCGCTGCCGGACAACGTCGAGGTGCACCGCCGGGTGCCGCAGTTGGTGGTGCTGGCGCACGCCTCGGCGTTCGTCACGCACGCCGGGATGGGCGGCTGCACCGAGGCGCTCTGGTGCGGCGTACCCACGGTGGCGATCCCGCAGGCGGTGGACCAGTTCGGCAACGCGGACCGGCTGGTCGCCGCCGGGGTGGGCCGGCTGCTGCCGGCCGAGGAGGTTACCGCGCAGACCCTGCGTGCGGCGGTGGACGCGGTCGCCGACGACCCGGAGCTGCGGCGCCGGCTCGACACAATCCGGTCCGAGGTGCGGGCGAACGGCGGCGTTCGACACGCGGCGGAGGCGGTGGAGAGCTTCCTCGCCGACCGCTGA
- a CDS encoding acyl-CoA dehydrogenase family protein: MDFGLSDEERAIRDTARDFIAREVMPLEQELLRRERAHQPGLDRAQLRELQLKARTFGFWGLATPQRYGGMELPAVVQSLIWTEIGRMFVPFRFGGEADNILFHATDEQKQEFLLPTIEGERISCFAITEPGAGSDAANIRFSARRDGDDWILNGEKTFITGGNDADFAIVNAVTDPERGTRHGGATAFLVDRAMGWRSEFIPTMGEGGPASLVFDDVRVPKRNILGEIGQGFALGVERIGKGRYTIPSHAVGIAERALRMAIEYADTRETFGAKIGTNQAIQWMIADSETELEAARWLILRAAWTVDAGLDPRHASSMAKLYGAGMVNRVVDRVLQLHGGMGYTRELPIERWYRQVRLYRIFEGTDEMQRLIIARDLLRGYTKLGGHLA, translated from the coding sequence ATGGACTTCGGACTGTCCGACGAGGAACGGGCCATCCGCGACACCGCCCGCGACTTCATCGCCCGGGAGGTCATGCCGCTGGAGCAGGAACTGCTGCGCCGGGAACGGGCCCACCAACCCGGCCTGGACCGCGCCCAGCTGCGCGAGTTGCAGCTCAAGGCGCGTACGTTCGGCTTCTGGGGCCTGGCCACACCGCAGCGCTACGGCGGCATGGAACTGCCCGCCGTCGTCCAGTCGTTGATCTGGACCGAGATCGGCCGCATGTTCGTGCCGTTCCGGTTCGGCGGCGAGGCCGACAACATCCTCTTCCACGCCACCGACGAGCAGAAGCAGGAGTTCCTGCTGCCCACCATCGAGGGGGAGCGGATCTCCTGCTTCGCCATCACCGAACCGGGCGCCGGCTCGGACGCGGCCAACATCCGGTTCAGCGCGCGCCGCGACGGTGACGACTGGATCCTCAACGGCGAGAAGACCTTCATCACCGGCGGCAACGACGCCGACTTCGCCATCGTCAACGCCGTCACCGATCCCGAGCGGGGCACCCGCCACGGCGGGGCGACCGCGTTCCTGGTGGACCGGGCGATGGGCTGGCGTTCGGAGTTCATCCCCACCATGGGCGAGGGTGGGCCCGCGTCGCTGGTCTTCGACGACGTACGGGTGCCGAAGCGCAACATCCTCGGCGAGATCGGCCAGGGTTTCGCCCTCGGCGTGGAACGGATCGGCAAGGGGCGCTACACCATTCCCTCGCACGCCGTCGGCATCGCCGAACGGGCCCTGCGGATGGCGATCGAGTACGCCGACACGCGGGAGACCTTCGGTGCGAAGATCGGCACCAACCAGGCCATCCAGTGGATGATCGCCGACTCGGAGACCGAGTTGGAGGCGGCTCGCTGGCTGATCCTGCGTGCCGCCTGGACGGTCGACGCGGGCCTCGACCCACGGCACGCCTCCTCGATGGCGAAGCTCTACGGGGCCGGTATGGTCAACCGGGTGGTGGACCGGGTGCTCCAGCTCCACGGTGGCATGGGCTACACCCGGGAACTGCCGATCGAACGCTGGTACCGGCAGGTGCGGCTCTACCGGATCTTCGAGGGGACCGACGAGATGCAGCGACTGATCATCGCCCGCGACCTGCTGCGTGGTTACACGAAGCTCGGTGGCCATCTGGCGTGA